In Zymoseptoria tritici IPO323 chromosome 7, whole genome shotgun sequence, the genomic window TCTACAAGAATCTCGTCAACATCGCCCATCGTCTGACGCAGTATCTTGCCGACCAAGAGACCTCTACCGAAGTCATGATGGACGAGAATCACCGTCAACATCTGCGATTGCTTGCGCAAGAGGAAGCTGAGACGAAGCAGCAATTCAGGAACATGAAGAAACAcctgaaggagaagaagaaggagaagctaCGGATGTGGCAGGGCTGTGAGAGGAGTTTGCAGGAGACGCTGGATTCGTGGGTGGAGAGTTTTCAGGAGCAAGGAAGACGTGTCAAGGAGCAGGAGGCGGAGAATCGGAATTTTGAAGAGCTGCTTAGGAGGGTGATGTGATGGACATCGGTCAGTGTGGTGGCGGCTCAAAGTCGATGCTGGAGAGACAGTAATGCTGGAGCGACAAGCGGTAACATGTCTAGACGGCATCATATTAGGGATTATAGGTTAACCATGAAGGAAGACAGAATGTAACGAAGTCTCCGTCTGAAAAGTTTCATGCTCTGATGGCGAAGAACCAATCAGATATCACGTCTCCTGCTCTCCACCATATTTCTCCACAAACGCCCTCTCCTTTCCATCCTCCCACCCCTTTAAACGCCTCAGGTCCTCCAAATCCGGCCTCCacctcatctccacctccccgaAATAattcgcctcctccgctaTCTTTTGAAAACCCACTCCCTCGAACAATTTCAGACTCCCCACATTCGTCTGCTGCACTTTGACCCGAAGAAATGCCAATTCTAGGTTGGCTTCCTCGGCCAGCTTCTCAGCTGGAACACTAGACTGATACTCTTCTGCAATTCCTCGCCAGTGCGTGAGAATATACTCCAAAAACACAAGCACCGCTGCACGACCATAACCCTTCCGCTGCTGCTTCTCATTCGCAATCATGAGTTCAATCTCTCCCACCACTCTTCGTCCCTTCCCATCAACATCCGactcatcatcctcaccctcctcagTAAGGAAAAGATTAACATCCCCAACCATCCTCTCCGGCGCATCGTCCACCCCAGCCtcaacgacttcctccgGTGGGCGCCTCGATGGCGGAAGAGGTAAGCAAATAATGAACGTCAATTTATCCCCGTCGGAACGCCAGCTCTGCTGCATGGCGTATTCttcggagagggagaggggttCGGAAGCGGTGGCTGAGAGGAGAGTAGGGGAGAGCATCCAGGTGTGGTAGGTTGGGACGTGGGAGGGGGTGTaggggacgaggaggattgaGGGAGTGGAGAGGGCTGGTTGGTGGAGGGTTGTTAGTTTGGCAGTCAAGGAGGGGAGAATCGGGATTGTGAGATTACCTGTTTGGGCGTTGAGCTTCATTTTGAGAAGTCTGGAGTGTGACTGGACAGACAGGCTTTGCCAGTTGGATGAAGATTATTCAAAATTTCCATGCGTGGCGTTTCAGTCTTGATAGTGATAGTCAAAGCGGTCCGAGAGGTTGCAAGATTTGATTACTTGGTATAGACGGGAACCATTCATGTTTTGTGAAGCTTCAAGGAAAGAGCTGTGTAAAGCATTCGCGAGAAAGTGAGGTATCTCAAGCTCACGGACTAAGCCGAATTGGGCAGTAGGAACTCATATGGTACGTGCTCGGCTGTCATGAGGTAGAGGCACTCTGTGAGCTGATATGCAACTATGAGTAAAGCAAGTTGCCCTCGAACTTACCGAATTTCTTGACTATCAAAGAAGTGGACCAGCGCACTGAAAGCGTTGTTGTTCGAGTGCGGCCGGATAAACTCCGGCAGCGGAGTTGCGGGGACCTGACGGGCAGCCGAGTTCCACCTGCAGTCACTCATCACTTATGCGGTAGGGTAAGGAAATCGATTTTGCGCAGGGACACTTACACCTCGCGCGCGGCAGACATCGCGGTAGTATCGAAGGCCCGTGACAGAGCATGAGCCGCAGTGATAAGTCCCATTGGACAGCGATACGATTTTCTGTGACAGCCGGTTTACCAAAGCCTGACGACGGCACTGCGATGGCCTTGTCGCTGGCAGTACCGGTACGGAGACAATGTGGAATCCTGCCGCGAAGTGGAAGAGACGTTTgaggggaggggaggtggcGGCTGAAAAGCACCTGCGGAAGAGATATCGTACAAAGACAAGGTGCAAGGCACGCTGCAATGTGGTCCTATGTGGCGATACTTGTTCCGACGTGGCCGTGTTGAATGCGAGTAGTCTGGCTGCACGCCTTTCTCACTTTCAATCACTTCCGATCATGTGGCCCGGCAGTCGCAATGCTCATTCCCGCAGTATCACTCCTGCTTCTCCTGCCGCAAAGACATTGGAGCGGCGCCTGGGGGAAGCAGAATCGAGATCTGGAGAAGAGAGGAATATAGGCAGAGGATCGGCGGCTACAATACATGTCGAAAGAGGTACACGTGGGACACGATACGAGACAGTGAGCGGAGGACAGTGATTAGGCGACATCAACAAGGTGGATGTGAGTGGATGACGAGAGCGAGTGACCTGACGGCGCTGATGCGACGGTACCTTATGGACGTTGGCTGCAGCCTCTGTTCGGACCTCAACAGTCTCCTCCAGCCTATCATGACGAAGATAGTATTGGAGGTGCGGTAGGTTCTTTCATTTTAGCATCAAGCGGAGCTCTTCGAAATTCTCACTTTCCACGACAGtgaggctgctgctgcctACCAAGTCGCGACTTGATGCGGTCGCGACTTCACATTTGCTCGTTCTCTAACTTCTgacccttcctcttctctcgACAGACTACGCCTCCCTCGTCGACACAATCCGCCTTCACTACTCACCACAACTTGTTGGTCACCTTGCTCAAAGCCATTCGAAAAGTTGCACCACGCCGAGAATTTTCCCAATCTGCACCGCCTCGCCGACCACGAGATCCGTCGCCTTTGCTCACGAGCCATTACCTCCGCTACCATCGTCCCAGCCCAGCCCTCACGCAGTCCATCCCACAGCCGGCTGGTCACTCCAGACTCTCCTTTAACCAGTCCCTCGACCTTACCACTTCGCTACTACaccaccttcacctccgTCGAACTTGCACCAAGGCGAGATCGACTCGTGCACCATCGGGATAAAGCAGTCCACCCGGCGATCGATTGCTCAGCCGGGCAGGCTCTTCGTCGACTAGCCCCTCGAGTGTGCTCCCAGCAGGGTGGTCATCACCTTAACGGCGGTCCTACAAATGGAGAGTCTCGACATCAACTCCTCCGACTTCGAGGGCCTCGACGATGTGAACGGGGATGACATCTTCGCTCCAAACGCCAACATTGGCCAACGTGTGGCTGCGAAGATCATTGCGAACCAGGCCATCGATCGCCCGctgtcgaagaagaacgcGCGAAGTGTAAAGTTTGCACGCGGTGCACCGAAGACACGCGAGGCTCAGCAAAGCGTTACAGTGATATGGGACGCGTTCTGCGCTACAGTCAAGCACGAGTGAGTTCACACCTCTCCTTGCACCGCAAATCCCGTGATCCTGCCTCTCCTTGAGCCTGCCTCTCCGTACCTGGCAGAGCTGGCTCTGCCAGCTAGTCCCTTTACCTTCCTTTGAAGTCACCAGTGCCCAGCGAGCGGCTCGATGAGATGCTGACCACTCATAGTCCCAAAACATGCCCGTCTGGAGAATTGATCCTGCGATTCATCGACACCAGAGCCAGAAGCACTGTACCCGGTATCAGAGGCAAGACTGCTCCGTCCCTCTCCGTGGTTCGCGGCTTTTGGCGACGCCTTATCgacctcctcatcttccgtCATGAAGACATCCGTCAGCACTACACTCCCTACTGGGTCAATCGCATTGGCATGCATCTCGATCAGCTGGCCACCAAGAAAGACCTCGTGCGAGGCTTGTGGCAGAAGCGACAATGGCTTGGTTTCAAGGTCATTCTCCGAATGGCACAGATCTGGATCGATCGCGCTATCGACGAGGGCTGCATCTCGTGGGATCGGACTCTTCTCAAGCTCCTTGGCGTTGTGCTACAGTCGGCGTGTTCGTCTCGTTCTGGAGATATCGCTCGATCTACGCTGTACAAAGGCTTGGAGTGCCTGTGCTGGAAGCATTTGCAACTCACGATCAAGGACCCAGACCAGCCGCTAAGCGTGCAGAATCTGACCCTACAGGTTACGCTCGCATACACCAAAGGACACAAGTTGGTATCTCTTCCTGTGGTAAGCGCGACACCCAGCTGACTAGCTCTGCTACAGGAACATTCTCAACGACGACACCGACATCTTCATTGAACCCTTGGAGCACCCTGGTCAGAGTGTGGTCTGCGTCATCAAGCTGCTGCTCATTATTGCCCTCAGATTCGGCCGTGTGAACCATACCTCTTTGGCGGACCTGTTGGCCGAGGCCTCGGACAGATTTGACAAGTCAGTTGTGTGGAAATATCCGGAAGCGCCCGTGCTGTGCCAGATCGCCCGCGGGACGTCGACATTGGCCTTCGACAAGCCCGCGCATCAGAGTCAGATTCTTCACGCTGTGCAAGAAATGGCACTGACGGCCGGTCTTCTTGCCCCAGTCGACACTCGTTCCATACGCAATGGCTCTATTCGCGACGCCGCCTACTTGAAGAAATCCATCAATGGCGTCTCGGACCGGGTCACAGCATTCGTTGCCAACCATACCACCAAGGCGCTCGACAAAGGCACCAATCAGAACTATATCGGTCCACTGCAGCAACCAATATTCAACATGAGGGCAGAGGACCCCTTTGAGAACCGCCTGGCCCCAAAGTTCTCTGACACGCCTTTCAGCAAGGACACCAAGTACTCAACTCTGCAGATTGACTCGTACATGGACCAGCACGGCATGGACAAGACCAATTTACTGGAGCGAGCCAAGGCAGGCAAGCACATGAAGCAGGCTGCCACTCAAGCTTGGATGGAAGAACAGAAAAATGCAACGGTGACAGAACCAGCGCCcacgaagccgaagaagcaGGCTTTGCGTCAGCAGACCACGAGCGAGATCAATGTAGTCAAACCGCCAGCGAAGAAGGTCAATACCGCAACTGGCTCCGAGAAGTCAACGAAGTCCTCATTGTCTGTGAGTGCTCGGCACACAATTCCGGAGGACATGCAGAACATCGACCCGCGACTGCTCTTTGACGACATGCAAGATTTAGAGGTCAATGAAGAAGAGCTTGGCTACATCTGCGACATGATTCAGCCCGTGATCAGCAACGATCCTGTCACTGGGCCTACAGACCAGGGAAGCGAGGAAGATGTAGATGACGAATCTATCGAACAAGCTCTGGCAGATGAGGTCTTGCAAATCGACATGGCAAACTCTGTTGGCCCGGCCGAGACAGAAGCACCATCCCTCCTTACTGGTAATGCTTTCGTCGACAAGTTCGCGGCGATCAACGTGTACCGGCTGAAGCGATCGTTTGACAGCAATGATCCCAACATCGTCGCCAAATACATCCCCACTGGCAACAGCAGGGAGCCCCCAACCGCATACCTCTACTATTGCAGCAAGTGTCCGTATGGAAGCCGCTGGCAAAATGTTGTTGAGTCACATGAGGTGACCTGTGGCGGGGACGACCACAATGATGAAGACGCATCATTGGTCAAGACTACTAGTACCTTCGACTGCCACTACGCTGATTGCGGCAAGTCGTACACCAAGGTCACCAGCTTGCAGTCACACATCAGCACCATTCATGAATTCAAGCCGAAGACCTGCGTCCGATGCCCCGAATCCTCGAGCGTCATCTACCACACGCACCTGGAACTGCAGAAGCACACAAAGAACGCTCACGATGGCTTGGAGCAGCCGACAGTGTGCCCTCAGTCCGCTGAATGCGGCAAGACAGAGGCTTACACCAACAAGACCGCTTTCAAGTTGCACATGAGATCCGTGCACAAGAAGACACCCCAGCAGATCGAGAAGCTGGTCCCACGCAAGAAGACTGTTCGGAGCAGCAAGAAGAAAGCTGCGATGATGAGtgacggcgaggaggacgacgcaACCCCATCCCAGCCCAAGAAGTCCCGCGGTGTCAAGAAGTCGAGCAAGAAGTCTACGCCACTATTTGTGGACTCggacgatgatggcgagaATGATTCTCTGGCTGACCCTTTTGCGACCCCGACCACCAAGCGCAAGCGCAACGCGAAGTCCAGCGACAGCGGCACAACCGGCCCCTCCACCAAGCGCGCACGCAAGTAGATCGATGCTGCTGCTACCTTCGAAGACTGGTCCCGCAAGAGTTGCTGCTGCAATGCAGGCCATGTACTATCTGCCAATGCAGGTAAGCTGTCGCAGCCAGCTCTCATCGTGTCCATGGATGCTGACATTTGTGCAGGCATATCACACAACATTCTAAGACAAGCGAGAGCAAGGACGGGCATTCAGCACAACAGCACAACGCAACATCTCAAGGAAGGCAGTTGACTGTGGGTTCGAAAGTGTAGCATGCCGAGCACGGGAGCATGTATCGCTGATAGCCTAGCTGTACCATATCATAGCTACTCCATACTAATCACATGCGGTATCGCTCTGCAACATTCGGTGATAAGTCAACCAAAGCGCAACCCTCCAACAGGTAAGGTAAGACAGTGTCCTGCGTGGTTGCCCGTCTTCATGATCGTTTCCAAGGCGCGCCCGGAGTCTCGAAGTAGCTGCTATCCGCGTGCCACCCTGCCGTCTCCATGCTAGGCGCGTGCGACGAATGAGATCACTGTATACTGTACGGTGCAGTCCGCTGGCTGGCATAGCCGACATTTGGTGAGCTGGCTCTGACAGTGTGGCATGATTTGGATGGTGTTTCGATAGTACACTTCTCATAAGTCTACACCGTCATCGTTGTTGCTAAACGAGCTCCTCGTTCGCCCGCTAGTCTTCCACGGCACCGATCTTCTCCAGCCTCCGACGAGCAGCAGTACCACCTCCAGCCCCACAGCGACCACGCACAACACATTGCGCTCATCGTCCCAAATCACAATTTGGTATACTCCAATTTCCCCTCGAGTTTCTTGCTCTCCGCCACCTTCCTCACCGCCTTATTGAAGTCGTCCTGGCTGACGCTCTCCCGATAGTCCTTGATCGCAAACAGTCCCGCCTCAGTGACCACGTTCCTCAAATCCGCACCGTTCAGCCCATCACTCATCTTGACCACAGACTCGAAATCAATCTCGCCATCCTTCTGTACACCCGCCGCATGAATCTTCAACACCTCCAATCGTCCCGCCTCATTCGGGAGCGGAATCTCAATTTTGCGATCGAGTCGTCCAGCGCGCAGGAGAGCAGGATCGAGTGTGTCGGGACGGTTGGTGGCCATGATGATTTTGGTCTTTCCGAGATAGTCGAAACCGTCGAGTTGGTTGAGGAGTTCCATCAACGTGCGCTGGATTTCACGATCGGCGGAAGTTCCTTCGGAGAAGCGGCGGCCACCGATGGCGTCGATTTCGTCCATGAAGATGATGCAGGGTTCGTGTTCTTTGGCGTAGCCGAACATTTCGCGGATGAGACGGGCGGATTCACCGATGTATTTGTcgacgatggcggaggagacgacTAGGTGGTGTTAGTAGGGAGGTAGGAGGATGTATGGGAAGACATACCTTTGAGGAAGTTGGTTTCGAGCGAGCTGGCGACGGCACGTGCGAGGAGTGTCTTTCCTGTGCCAGGCGGTCCGTATAGTAGCACACCCTTTGGCGGCTTGATGCCTACTCTTAGGAAGAGCTCTGGGTTCTTGAGCGGCAATTCGATGACTTCTCGCAACTCTCTGATTTGGTCGTTGAGACCACCGATACCTCCGAATGATACCTGTCCGGGATCCTCCAGCGACATGTTGTAGACGAGCGGGTCGACCTCACGAGGTAGCATTCGCATGATTGTAAGTGTGGTCATGTCCAAGGCGACACGCGTACCCTGCTTCAACTTTGCCTTGTCAACCTTTGATCTGCATCCGACGACATATCGCGGGCCTGATGAGGCTTTGACGATgactgttgttgttgtcagCAGGTTGTCCAGATGGCCGTCATCCACCAATCCACCACTCACATCGCTCTTCATCCAGCTGTTTCAGCACCTCTCCGATGATTTGTCCAACGCTTTGCAGCGCCTTGATGTTGTCCTCTGATACGTCAAAAGCATGTTGTAGGTCCTTGATCTCTAATCGTAATGCCTTGAGCTTTGCCTCCCATTCTCGTGAATCCAACAGCTTTGTCTTGTACTCCTCCAGCGCGTGATCTCGCTCCGGATCACTCATCGTGGGAGAGAGAGGTGTGTGATGGATTTGTGTGGATTGCGGTGCTCGTTGAGATGTATTGCGGCGGTCGAATGTAGTCGTGCGTTGTACGGATGAAGATCgtggtgatgaggaagatgatggcgaggatgtaGATGGATTCAAGACCAGAAGCTCTCACATGTGCTCAGGCACGAACAGATGCGCCATCATCACCTTCCGGGAAGCTAGCTCGCTCGGGCCAGTCCGCGCGGGAAGTGTGGCCTGAGGCAGCCATCTTTTTTGAGCTCCAACAGAAATCCGATTCGACTGGTCCAGTGATCAACCTCACTCTTCTTGCTGGCAGCATATCGAGACGACAAGCCATGAATGAGCCGAGACATCCATACTCACGGGTACCTTCCCGATCGTAGCCATACCAACGTCCAATGTTACGAAACCTTCCACAGCCTTGCTCGGGTTTGTCCTCCGATCTCGGCGTTAAAACAGTAAAAGTGGTGAGCAACAGCACTGCAATAGACGATGCCATATCGAACAATATTGTTTCTTGATGCACTCATTTGAACAAGTCACGCCAATGAGGGATAGTCCGTTGGGACAGCACACGAGTTATCGGGCCGCCGCATGGTAACGATCAGGGTCCTAGGTATGATGTTGACCTTGGTGGGGTGATTGTCGAGCTGGAGGGGTGAGGAAAGGAAACTCGCCGAACGTCCAAAAAACAATTTCTCAATCAACAACacccatctccttctctcttctACACAACCACCTCACACAACACATCAGGTATGCATATCATGAACAGCGtcactcttctccttcgccgggTGAAGACGGCAGCCACGACCTCGCACTTCCCACAACCTTCCGACCATCGGGACAGATCGTCTTGCGGTGACACCAGGCTCGCCAACAATGCCATCTTCACTTCACCATTGCGCCGCCTTCATTCTCTTGACCACCACTGACGGCGATATCTCTTCAGAACCATCACCATGCCTATCTCCAAGATCCACGCCCGTTCCGTCTACGACTCTCGCGGTAACCCCACCGTCGAGGTCGACATTGTCACCGAGACTGGTCTCCACCGCGCGATCGTTCCGTCCGGCGCTTCCACCGGTGCCCACGAGGCTTGCGAGCTCCGCGATGGTGACAAGAGCAAGTGGGGCGGCAAGGGTGAGCACATGAAAGAGACGAGACACCTCACTACAACATCCtaacaccctcctccaaGGTGTCTCCAAGGCTGTTGCCAACGTGAACGACAAGATCGCTCCAGCTCTCATCAAGAAGAACCTCGACGTCAAGGACCAATCCGCTGTCGACGCTTTCCTCAACGAGCTTGATGGCACCACCAACAAGACTGAGCTCGGAGCCAATGCCATCCTCGGTGTGTCTATGGCTGTGGCCAAGGCTGCCGCTGCTGAGAAGCGTGTCCCGCTTTATGCCCACATCAGCGATCTCGCCGGTACCAAGAAGCCATACGTCCTCCCAGTGCCGTTCATGAACGTGCTCAACGGTGGCTCGCACGCCGGTGGACGTCTCGCTTTCCAGGAGTTCATGGTCGTCCCATGGTGGGTGGATCGCATACACAATCACACATTCTGACACGACTAACACCTCTTTTAGTGAAGC contains:
- the PATPA2401 gene encoding proteasome regulatory particle subunit, whose amino-acid sequence is MSDPERDHALEEYKTKLLDSREWEAKLKALRLEIKDLQHAFDVSEDNIKALQSVGQIIGEVLKQLDEERFIVKASSGPRYVVGCRSKVDKAKLKQGTRVALDMTTLTIMRMLPREVDPLVYNMSLEDPGQVSFGGIGGLNDQIRELREVIELPLKNPELFLRVGIKPPKGVLLYGPPGTGKTLLARAVASSLETNFLKEHEPCIIFMDEIDAIGGRRFSEGTSADREIQRTLMELLNQLDGFDYLGKTKIIMATNRPDTLDPALLRAGRLDRKIEIPLPNEAGRLEVLKIHAAGVQKDGEIDFESVVKMSDGLNGADLRNVVTEAGLFAIKDYRESVSQDDFNKAVRKVAESKKLEGKLEYTKL